The following nucleotide sequence is from Cydia pomonella isolate Wapato2018A chromosome 6, ilCydPomo1, whole genome shotgun sequence.
TAAATGGAAAAACATGAAAAAGACCGGTGGATACAAGAGGAAAATGAAAAAGAAGCGGCAATCTATTATCACCAATTTAAAAACTACTCTTACGCAAGGAATTTCGGTAAACCGAAGTGAAGTGACAAGTGCTAATTTTTCAAGTTGTTCCGTAGAAATAACAAATgtgaccgaaaaaaaaaactagtactgCAGAGTCGGAAAACATGCACGTTGATGTTGGTGGCGTTGTAGAAGATAGCTCCGTACAGGAAATGGAACTCCAATTCAATGCTGATGAGAGCAGTGGATCCAAAGATTTGGATGATTTGGGGATGATTGTCAGTATTGTCAGTATTCACACAAAACTCACATTCCTCTAATGGATAGTGATCATATATAGCGTACTCTGAACAGTTTGGGCACCAGAAAAAAATGGTGTCgtgtagattttttatattattgtccgatataataaaatgtgtgGGATCAATTGTCAACGGGGACGTTGAGTATCCGCATCCAATACACATCGAAGACAAAATGAAATGAGTCTCGCTCCAAGGCCACTGTACATCAGTATCACTACACAATTGATCttcttttcttaaaaaatagtCCACATCAGCTACAATGACCATATTTCACGGTGCTACTTgtctctagaaataaaatactaaaatctgtAAAAAGGTTTTTTCAGAAACTCTAACGAACCCTAAAATATGTCcgacaaaatatgtataatggcGCTTTGACCGCTAAACTTGCTATATAAGATGCGATTATATAGCTTATAACTGGATAAATGCCGTATAACCGCGGCGTTCAAGAAAAtcatcaatattaattaaatttatatttaattaactaagaaTTATAGTGGggcattaaatatttactattaaacatAGTTTACTTCATCAATAAACTTACCTTCGCAATACATTTCTACCATACGCCGACGTTATGAgcattcttaataaaaacatgtaacaTCATGGCTgactaataaagaaaatacttacCGTCAAGACTTATTAAGACGAATTCCTTTTTTATTCTAGTTCGAGTTATATTCTATTGTTTAGTAGCCTAGGATGCGATTACTCCACaaatatgtcatataaatgGAAGTTACAGATCAGTTCAGTCATATTTAAGTCATGTAATTTGCTAATATACAGCTAAATTGTCATAAGATAGTCACGTCGGTGGTTATTATAAGATCTATAAGTGGCGGTGGTTGCAGTTAAACAACTTTTATATGACTGAAATGCTGAATAAAATGGGCCCAAATCGCGTCATATAAACGTAATGATTTCGTAATGATGACTAATAGTAAGAGCTAAAAGGATACCGCAGAAACGTTGCCGCAACCATTATATGACGAAATTTTGCTAGTTGGGAACTCCCCCTTTTTTCTTTCACTAtttataactcccgcgggaacaatatattAGATCCCTCCAACAATACAAGGATCAGGAGTTAAACTGCAgtctaataattatgtatacgaTACCACACAGATCCAGAGAttctgggtgcttagccaatgTGCCAATCGTTAAAGTTCTGTAGCGTAGCGCAGTTATCTCTGTccatcactcttgcatattagtgcgacagtgacagtcgcgtttcgttcgctacggagcgttatcgattgacatgttggctacgcaccctggtgTGGAATGTGGTGAAAGTTTAAACCGGTATCATTAAAAGCTTACTTCATGTGACGAGAAAACGGAAACGGAAGAAATGTAGGGAAAAGGCAAAGTAGGGAAAAGATGGATGCACTGAGTATGAGAAAATATACCAACGGGCGGCAGACAGTAAAACTCATGCTCACGCCGACCTCGCGCAAACAAATGGTAATTCacactttatttatattacgtcggtgacaaacaaacatacggcccgcctgatggtaagcagtctccgtagcctatgtacgcctgcaactccagagaagttacatgcgcgttgccgaccctattatatatttgtttatgtttaaaaatatttaacgtCTGACGCCTGCAAGTCCAGAGGAGTTAGATGCGCGTTGGTCCGCGACCAAACAGTGATAGACGATGACATTGTCCGCAGACGCAACGACTCGCAGATGCACCGGCTGGTGCCGTGGCTGAGCCGCGAGCTGCACTACCTGCTGAACGAGAACGCGGGCCACATGTCGTACGTGCTGGCGCGCCTGCTGGAGCTGCTGCCGCAGCACCACGTCACGTCCGCCGAGTTCGCCGCCGCCGTGCAGCGCTACTTCGGCGACCGCACCGAGCACTTCCTGCACGAGCTGCACTGCTTCGCCTCCACGCCCTACGACATGGCCGGCTACGACCGCCAGGTGCAGTACACCACCGACACCAGGATCTCCACCGTGGTCAACGAGATCTCCAGCACGGACTCCGACTCGGACTCCGACATCGTCATGGTGTCGGCGTCGGCCCCGCCCCCCGGGCCCCCGCCCGGGCCCTCCGGCGTGGTCCCCATCGAGACCGTGTCCCGCTCCGGCTCCGACGACGACGGCGAGGTCGTCGTGGTCGGCTACATCAAGCCGCCCGCCGACCGCACGCCCGAGGTCGTGGACCTGCTCGGCTCCGACAGCGACGTCGTCGTGCAGGAGGCCCCGGAGCCCGAGCGCAGCCTCGTCAAGCTGAGCCTCACGCGGCGCCGCCCGCCCAGCGACAGCGACAGCAGCTACGTGCCCGAGCCCGAGCCCGAGGGCCGGCCCCGGCGCAAGCGGCGCCGCCGCTCGGGCTCCACCACGGACTCCGAGCGGCTCACGCCCTCCCCGCCCGCCCCGGCGCCGCCCCCGGCCTGCTCCTCCAGCTCCTCCGGCTCCGAGCCCGCCCCGTCCTCGTCCGAGTCCGAGGACTCCGAGGACCGGCGTCGGCGCAACCCGAAGCGCACGCGCCGGAAAAGTCGCAAGGACAAGAAGCGCAGTAAAAAGAGCCCCCCGCGCCACCGCGCGCGCCGGGCCTCCGACCGGCCCAAGCACAAGCCCCCCCGCGGCCCCGGGGCCCCGGCGGCGCGCCGGCCCGAGGAGCCCGCCCCGGGGCCCAGCACGAGCCGGGCCGCGCGGCTGCGCAGCGTGGTCAGCGTGCCGGCCAAGTCCAGCGACTCCGGCTCCAGCGGGCCCTCCAACCTGCTGAACCTGCTGAGCAGCGCCATCCTCAACCCGCACTCCAACGTGCTGGCCTACAACAGCGACAGCGGCTCCGTGCCCGAGTCGCGGCGAGCCCCGGAGACGGAGCGGCTCATGCTGAAGGCGGAGTCGTGTTTCAAAACCGAATCTTCGGGCTCCGACCCGGAGGATGACCTGCCTCTTAACCTATCCGTGCAGCGCTCGCATCCGCTTTGAAGTGATAAATTTGTACACGTTCCTTCAACAATTGGCAGGAAATTGGTACCGACTCGCTTGAAGCGGGATGGAGCTTGTCTACGAACAGAGTGCTGCGAATCAAATCTAAACTAGAACTGGATTGTCTTATGTGGAACGTGTTAACGGTGAGGGTTCCTCTCGTGCGTGATATTGTGATACATTTATACTTAGGCGACGGACGCTCGGGTGACGTCATTGTATAGTAAACTATTTATGTAGATATTATTTGATCGATGGCTAAGTGCGTTGCGAAGACTGTTTTGATTGCTTTGCGAGATTTTCTTCGATTCTAAGGAGACTTATGTAACTCTTTAAGGCCGCCTCTCCGCATGTTTTGCTTACGTAAGTGCTTAGCGATAGGGACGAAGTTGTTTGTTAGAAGCATAACTAGATGCCGTCCCTAACGACTAAGTAACTATGtaaagatatttaaataacccgactgctgaaataaatatacctatgccACAATCTTAATTTAATCTAACTTCTCTTCTGTTATACCGTCTAAAAAAGTAACGTTAGGCGCGCCAAAGAAATAGGACATACTCGTCATACGTTATAGTAATAGTACATCACTACAGAAGCCGGgacgaaaggggttgccggccgaagtCATAGACTGATAGGTTTGAGGCGGGCAACCCCATATTTCCCGCTGAGGTATGTATAGTGATTTTCTTAaccatgcaatgaaataaagaacaaaaaaattagttttattttaaaagcataAGTAAATAAGACGAAAACTAACGTGTCTATTTCGCTATTTTTTAACTCTGTTTTAATAGAAAACAGATACTTCATACACTTATACTTTATTATAAGTGTAAAAAAGTACGAAAGCACGTTCTGAAGGAACCTTTAGAATTGACACTTGTTTATATTATGCTTCTCCTGCACTGTgtccttaacccttttccaggcatagtacgatttatcgaccacatacgcgccattagaatttcaactttagcgttccgatttaaggttcaaattagattacactttcaggaaatgttactcgtcttcaaatgaatcatcaaagctggattaattggaatatatttggcttttttgggaaaaccttgtagattggtgcggcctggaaaagggttaagcaTGGAGTACAATGCCCATAATGTTGAAGACTTCTTAGTTTCTGCCAGTTCTTTAAATATGCCAAAAACACGCGTTCTGAGAAACTTTTGGCTTTTTTGTGGTTttccaatttataaaattgtcaTAAGTAACCATATATTTAGCCTTTGATTTTGCCGGCAGCAAGTTCTGTATAGCCAATTCTGCTTCGGCTCTTAATTCAGGTGGGTTGCAATCAATAATCAtttcaggctgacgcaactaggaacaaaataagttttgtatggaactt
It contains:
- the LOC133519367 gene encoding E3 ubiquitin-protein ligase Topors-like isoform X2; translated protein: MDLLSPDAEGGTTAGSVKSDDSTPPHEGGRGSPPPNCAICLGTCRNKCFTDSCLHQFCFKCLLTWSKVKAECPLCKQNFKSIIHNVRSNHQYEEYMVEQRVETIPDPAVDLSNATRRFRYRRNDSQMHRLVPWLSRELHYLLNENAGHMSYVLARLLELLPQHHVTSAEFAAAVQRYFGDRTEHFLHELHCFASTPYDMAGYDRQVQYTTDTRISTVVNEISSTDSDSDSDIVMVSASAPPPGPPPGPSGVVPIETVSRSGSDDDGEVVVVGYIKPPADRTPEVVDLLGSDSDVVVQEAPEPERSLVKLSLTRRRPPSDSDSSYVPEPEPEGRPRRKRRRRSGSTTDSERLTPSPPAPAPPPACSSSSSGSEPAPSSSESEDSEDRRRRNPKRTRRKSRKDKKRSKKSPPRHRARRASDRPKHKPPRGPGAPAARRPEEPAPGPSTSRAARLRSVVSVPAKSSDSGSSGPSNLLNLLSSAILNPHSNVLAYNSDSGSVPESRRAPETERLMLKAESCFKTESSGSDPEDDLPLNLSVQRSHPL
- the LOC133519367 gene encoding E3 ubiquitin-protein ligase Topors-like isoform X1, with the translated sequence MDLLSPDAEGGTTAGSVKSDDSTPPHEGGRGSPPPNCAICLGTCRNKCFTDSCLHQFCFKCLLTWSKVKAECPLCKQNFKSIIHNVRSNHQYEEYMVEQRVETIPDPAVDLSNATRRFRYRTTLTLPRRDTLAIQHLLMHYPMMAGVLPPPGLTGHAGHAGHAGHAGHAGHAGHAGPLPGPPPPRRRRRSPNSFRRTVYRHNLWARPLPDFTGRYRDCSPEFYRRNDSQMHRLVPWLSRELHYLLNENAGHMSYVLARLLELLPQHHVTSAEFAAAVQRYFGDRTEHFLHELHCFASTPYDMAGYDRQVQYTTDTRISTVVNEISSTDSDSDSDIVMVSASAPPPGPPPGPSGVVPIETVSRSGSDDDGEVVVVGYIKPPADRTPEVVDLLGSDSDVVVQEAPEPERSLVKLSLTRRRPPSDSDSSYVPEPEPEGRPRRKRRRRSGSTTDSERLTPSPPAPAPPPACSSSSSGSEPAPSSSESEDSEDRRRRNPKRTRRKSRKDKKRSKKSPPRHRARRASDRPKHKPPRGPGAPAARRPEEPAPGPSTSRAARLRSVVSVPAKSSDSGSSGPSNLLNLLSSAILNPHSNVLAYNSDSGSVPESRRAPETERLMLKAESCFKTESSGSDPEDDLPLNLSVQRSHPL